Genomic DNA from Telopea speciosissima isolate NSW1024214 ecotype Mountain lineage chromosome 2, Tspe_v1, whole genome shotgun sequence:
GAAGACTGGtataaatatcaaatttccttaaaaaaaattctgatttctAATGTTTATAGGCAACTTTTTTTATAGAGAAGCTGGGAGGGATCTAGACCCCTCATTGGAACTTTCTCCTGGACTTCATAACCTGTACATTTCAAAGAACTTACAGGGACTTTTTAACATgtttaaatatattttcaagGTATTTCACAACTTAATTGCATACCCAAACCTTGCGTGGAAGTGGGTCTTAAGAGTTTTAAGTGGCCAGCTGTGGTTGAATAAAAGACATACAGAACAGAGCCTCTTTTATATGCTTACACCTATTCATGTTAAGATATAGATGAAAGTAGTGCCATTACTCTTGTGGACTCTCTACTACAAAGAACAAAGAATACAACCCGAAACAGATTTTCCAACAATGGAATCGGTTCTCAAATCCATGTATGCAATTCTCATTTTCAGTCTTCTTGGAAAGTGTGAGTTTCCTGTTCATGCTTTCAAATATCAACTTTCCATATATGATTTTGTTCCTCAttctcaattttcttttcttttgtagaGGTTTCTGCAAGTGCTCCATTCAAAGCCTTAAGTTGATTCAAATTCCAACAGGGAAGGTGGTTCAAGGGAAATCCGAGTTTGCTGTGTCTGTACTCAATGAGTGCAGTTGCAAACAAGGAAATATTAAAGTCAACTGCAGTGGATTCCAGACAACTGAAGTGATCAATCCTTTACTGTTTAAAAATGATGAATGTGACAGGAAGAAATGTGTTCTCCTCAATGGCTTGCCCATTGGTATTCATGAATCAATTGACTTCGTATATGCATGGGATACACAGTTCCCCTTCTCTGTGGTATATGCTGAAAAGGCTTGCTAGAAAAGAATTAAAGGCTTAAGGGCAAGGCAGCTTCTGAACTGTGAAGGGTCATCTTAAGTTTAGTGGTGTTTCCTTGGatccaaaaaatgaataaatactAAAACCTGGTTGTTGCAATCTTTATTGATACTGTTATCACTgttatctctctttctccaaaaataaataatttaatttgatGTTTTCGGAATTTTGTAGAAGAGACAATTGAAGGCTTTGAGGAAAAATGGATTTCAGTACTTCACTCCTTGATCCCTTTCCTTGGTGATCCATATACCTACCTAGTTTACCTTCCTACAACCTGGGTAGCAGTATAAAGTTTTTTGTAGTCAAGCTTTTGTTGGGGTTTCACACGGAAGGCAGAAGTAATAATCCTACATCAGATATGAGTAGCCCGATGTGGAGACTTATAGGTACTTGAACATCCTCTCCTTAATGGTTAGCTTTTGAGAATGATTCTATCCAAatccctaacaagtggtatcagagccagaaCGTGACAATCTAGTGTATCTCAGTTGCTCCATGTGGAGGGTGGGGGGAGTGTAAGCTGATAACTTGAGATCTATCTTTTCTATATGAATGAATTGAGTACTCGTGTATCTAAGAAGGTCTTATGGTGTATTTGTTTGCTGAGCCAAACTACAGCTGCCAGTGCTGACCTTATGGATAGCAGCTTTCTATTTCTAAAGCATTCATGA
This window encodes:
- the LOC122651054 gene encoding protein TAPETUM DETERMINANT 1-like, translated to MESVLKSIGFCKCSIQSLKLIQIPTGKVVQGKSEFAVSVLNECSCKQGNIKVNCSGFQTTEVINPLLFKNDECDRKKCVLLNGLPIGIHESIDFVYAWDTQFPFSVVYAEKAC